A genome region from Bacteroides stercoris ATCC 43183 includes the following:
- a CDS encoding cyclodeaminase/cyclohydrolase family protein, with translation MLVDLTVKEFLNKVAGSDPVPGGGSIAALNGAVASALAAMVANLTIGKKGYEEHEELMKHISEVALQVKDTFIGDIDRDSEAYDSVFACFKMPKATDEEKAARSAAIQEATKFAALVPMQVARNAFELMTVIMDVARLGNRNAVTDACVAMMSARSAVLGALMNVRINLGSLKDKEFVAKLQAEADELERLACAKEKELLDEINEELKV, from the coding sequence ATGTTAGTCGATTTAACAGTCAAAGAGTTTTTGAATAAAGTGGCGGGCAGCGATCCCGTCCCCGGCGGCGGAAGCATCGCCGCATTGAATGGAGCCGTCGCTTCGGCTTTGGCGGCAATGGTTGCCAACCTCACTATCGGCAAGAAAGGCTATGAGGAGCATGAAGAACTGATGAAACATATCTCCGAAGTGGCTTTGCAAGTGAAAGATACCTTCATCGGCGACATAGACCGCGACTCCGAGGCCTACGACAGCGTATTTGCCTGCTTCAAGATGCCGAAGGCCACCGATGAGGAAAAGGCTGCCCGCAGCGCAGCCATTCAGGAAGCTACGAAGTTTGCCGCACTTGTGCCTATGCAGGTGGCGCGCAATGCCTTCGAACTGATGACCGTCATTATGGACGTAGCCCGCCTGGGCAACCGCAATGCCGTAACCGATGCCTGCGTGGCAATGATGTCGGCCCGCTCTGCCGTGTTGGGAGCCTTGATGAATGTGCGCATTAACCTCGGTTCGCTGAAAGATAAGGAGTTCGTTGCCAAACTGCAAGCCGAAGCCGATGAACTGGAACGCCTTGCCTGCGCCAAAGAAAAAGAATTGTTGGACGAAATCAATGAGGAGCTCAAAGTATGA
- the hutI gene encoding imidazolonepropionase produces MTENLIIFNARVVTPVGFSARRGREMEELCIIDDATVEVTGGVITYVGPNRGEERDGYYQRYWHYNARGKCLLPGFVDSHTHFVFGGERAEEFSWRLKGESYMSIMERGGGIVSTVKATRECNFIQLRAKAEGFLKQMSTMGVTTVEGKSGYGLDKETELLQLRVMRSLNNDEHKRVDIVPTFLGAHAVPQEYNGRTDDYVDFIIREVMPAVVQNRLAEFCDVFCEQGVFSIGQSRRLLTAAREMGLALKLHADEIVPLGGAGLAAELSAVSADHLLHASDADIRAMADKGVVATLLPLTAFALKEPYARGREMIDAGCAVALATDLNPGSCFSGSIPLTFALACIYMKMSIEEAITALTLNGAAALNRADSIGSIEVGKKGDFVVLNTDNYHFLPYYVGMNCVHTTVKEGVLYPVL; encoded by the coding sequence ATGACAGAAAATCTGATAATCTTCAATGCCCGTGTCGTAACTCCCGTCGGCTTTTCCGCCCGCCGCGGCAGGGAAATGGAAGAACTTTGCATTATCGATGACGCTACGGTGGAAGTTACCGGAGGCGTCATCACCTACGTAGGCCCTAACCGTGGCGAGGAGCGCGACGGCTATTATCAGCGCTACTGGCATTACAACGCCCGCGGCAAGTGCCTTTTGCCCGGCTTTGTCGATTCGCATACGCACTTCGTGTTTGGCGGGGAACGTGCCGAGGAATTCTCCTGGCGGCTGAAAGGCGAGAGCTATATGTCCATTATGGAGCGTGGCGGCGGCATTGTCAGTACGGTGAAAGCTACGCGTGAGTGCAACTTTATCCAACTGCGCGCCAAGGCAGAGGGCTTCTTGAAGCAAATGAGCACTATGGGAGTTACCACCGTCGAGGGCAAGAGCGGCTACGGGCTGGACAAGGAAACCGAGTTGCTGCAACTCCGCGTGATGCGCAGTCTGAACAATGACGAGCACAAGCGTGTGGATATCGTTCCTACGTTTCTGGGCGCGCATGCAGTGCCTCAGGAATACAATGGACGCACGGACGATTACGTGGATTTCATTATCCGTGAAGTCATGCCCGCCGTTGTTCAAAACCGGCTGGCAGAGTTTTGCGATGTCTTTTGCGAGCAAGGCGTGTTCTCTATCGGACAGTCCCGCCGCTTGCTGACCGCCGCCCGTGAAATGGGACTGGCACTGAAACTCCACGCCGATGAAATCGTACCGCTGGGCGGTGCGGGGCTGGCTGCGGAACTCTCCGCCGTCTCCGCCGACCACTTGCTGCATGCTTCCGATGCCGACATCCGTGCCATGGCGGATAAAGGCGTGGTTGCCACATTGCTCCCTCTTACCGCCTTTGCCCTGAAAGAGCCGTATGCCCGCGGGCGCGAGATGATTGATGCGGGCTGTGCCGTAGCATTGGCCACCGACCTCAACCCCGGCAGTTGTTTCTCCGGTTCTATCCCGCTGACCTTTGCGCTGGCATGTATCTATATGAAGATGAGTATCGAAGAAGCCATAACCGCCCTCACACTGAACGGAGCCGCCGCCTTGAACCGGGCCGACAGCATCGGCAGTATCGAGGTGGGAAAGAAAGGAGACTTTGTGGTGCTGAACACGGACAATTACCATTTCCTGCCCTATTACGTGGGGATGAACTGTGTACACACCACGGTGAAGGAAGGTGTGCTTTATCCGGTGCTTTGA
- the ftcD gene encoding glutamate formimidoyltransferase: MNRIVECVPNFSEGRDLQKIDCIVAPFRGKQGVKLLDYSNDEDHNRLVVTVVGEPEPLRDAVLEAIGVAVQLIDLNKHQGQHPRMGAVDVVPFIPIKNVTMEEAIALSKEVGAEVAKRYNLPVFLYEKSASAPHRENLAAVRKGEFEGMAEKIKLPEWQPDFGPAERHPTAGTVAVGARMPLVAYNINLNTPSLEIAHDIAKKIRFIGGGLRYCKAMGVELKDRGITQVSINMTDYTRTALYRAFELVRIEARRYGVSIVGSEIIGLVPMEALIDTASYYLGLENFSMQQVLEARIME; the protein is encoded by the coding sequence ATGAACCGAATCGTAGAATGTGTCCCCAATTTCAGCGAGGGACGTGACTTGCAGAAAATAGACTGTATTGTAGCCCCTTTCCGTGGCAAGCAAGGTGTGAAGTTGCTGGATTACAGTAACGATGAAGACCACAACCGGCTGGTGGTTACCGTAGTGGGCGAGCCCGAACCGCTCCGCGATGCCGTGCTCGAAGCCATCGGCGTGGCCGTACAGCTCATCGACCTGAACAAACACCAGGGGCAGCATCCCCGTATGGGCGCTGTGGACGTTGTTCCTTTTATCCCAATCAAGAATGTGACCATGGAAGAGGCCATTGCGCTCTCTAAGGAAGTGGGTGCGGAAGTGGCAAAACGTTATAACCTGCCTGTATTCCTCTACGAGAAATCCGCTTCGGCACCTCACCGCGAGAACCTTGCGGCTGTCCGTAAAGGAGAGTTCGAGGGCATGGCGGAGAAGATAAAGCTTCCCGAATGGCAACCCGATTTCGGTCCCGCCGAACGTCATCCTACCGCAGGTACGGTGGCAGTAGGAGCACGCATGCCGTTGGTAGCCTATAACATCAACCTCAATACGCCGAGTCTGGAGATTGCGCACGACATTGCCAAAAAGATACGTTTTATCGGCGGCGGGCTGCGCTACTGCAAGGCTATGGGCGTGGAACTGAAAGACCGGGGGATTACCCAAGTATCCATCAACATGACCGACTATACCCGCACGGCGCTTTACCGTGCCTTCGAACTGGTACGTATCGAAGCGCGCCGCTACGGTGTCAGCATCGTGGGCAGTGAGATTATAGGCCTCGTACCTATGGAAGCGCTGATTGATACAGCTTCCTATTACCTCGGACTGGAGAACTTCTCGATGCAGCAGGTGCTGGAAGCCCGGATAATGGAATAA
- a CDS encoding urocanate hydratase produces the protein MEITLSKTLPPYPTFVEGIRRAPDRGYTLDAAQTATALKNALRYIPTELHETLAPEFMEELRTRGRIYGYRYRPQGDLKAKPIDEYKGRCIEGKAFQVMIDNNLCFDIALYPYELVTYGETGQVCQNWMQYRLIKQYLEVLTDDQTLVIESGHPLGLFKSKPEAPRVIITNAMMVGLYDNQQDWHTAMQMGVANYGQMTAGGWMYIGPQGIVHGTFNTFLNAGRLKLGIPQDGDLRGRLFVSSGLGGMSGAQPKAAEMSGAAAVIAEVDASRIETRHRQGWVGHVTDSLPQAFALAKEAMDSHTPISIAYHGNVVDLLEYAVKEQIHIDLLSDQTSCHAAYDGGYCPVGLTFEERTRMLHENPAEFRRKVDATLKRHFLAIKELVGRGTYFFDYGNSFMKAVYDAGVPEIARNGSDKNGFIFPSYVEDIMGPELFDYGYGPFRWVCLSGKHEDLVKTDRAAMECIDPTRRGQDLDNYNWIRDAEKNNLVVGTQARILYQDAEGRMKIALRFNEMVRRGEVGPIMLGRDHHDVSGTDSPFRETSNIKDGSNVMADMAVQCFAGNCARGMSLVALHNGGGVGIGKAVNGGFGMVCDGSERVDEILRSAMLWDVMGGVARRSWARNAHAMETSEEFNRTHAEGYHITMPYVADEELIDKYIK, from the coding sequence ATGGAGATAACTTTAAGCAAAACACTGCCCCCTTATCCCACCTTCGTAGAAGGTATCCGGCGGGCGCCCGACCGCGGCTACACTCTTGACGCGGCACAAACCGCTACGGCATTGAAGAATGCCCTGCGCTACATCCCTACAGAACTGCACGAAACACTCGCTCCGGAGTTTATGGAAGAACTCCGTACGCGCGGACGCATTTACGGCTACCGCTACCGTCCGCAAGGCGACCTCAAGGCAAAGCCCATCGACGAATACAAAGGACGCTGCATCGAGGGCAAGGCCTTTCAGGTGATGATAGACAATAATCTTTGTTTCGACATAGCCCTTTACCCTTACGAACTTGTCACTTACGGCGAGACGGGGCAGGTGTGCCAGAACTGGATGCAGTATCGCCTGATAAAACAATACCTCGAAGTCCTTACCGATGACCAGACGCTCGTTATCGAAAGCGGGCATCCGCTGGGACTCTTCAAGTCGAAACCCGAAGCGCCGCGCGTCATTATTACGAATGCAATGATGGTAGGGCTGTATGATAATCAGCAGGACTGGCATACAGCCATGCAGATGGGTGTAGCCAATTACGGTCAGATGACTGCCGGCGGGTGGATGTATATCGGGCCGCAGGGCATTGTGCACGGCACTTTCAACACCTTTTTGAATGCCGGACGGCTGAAGCTCGGCATCCCTCAGGACGGTGACCTGCGCGGACGGCTTTTCGTCTCTTCCGGCCTGGGCGGTATGAGCGGCGCCCAGCCCAAAGCTGCCGAGATGTCCGGTGCGGCGGCTGTCATAGCCGAAGTGGATGCCTCGCGTATCGAAACCCGCCACCGTCAAGGCTGGGTGGGACACGTAACGGATTCGCTGCCGCAAGCCTTTGCGCTGGCTAAAGAGGCCATGGACAGTCACACTCCGATTTCCATCGCCTATCACGGCAATGTGGTAGACCTTTTGGAATATGCCGTAAAGGAACAGATACATATAGACCTGCTTTCCGACCAGACATCCTGCCATGCGGCATACGACGGCGGCTACTGCCCCGTGGGACTGACTTTCGAGGAGCGTACCCGGATGCTGCATGAGAATCCTGCCGAATTCCGCCGTAAGGTGGATGCCACGTTGAAGCGCCACTTCCTTGCCATAAAAGAGCTTGTCGGCCGGGGCACGTACTTCTTCGATTACGGCAACTCTTTCATGAAAGCCGTTTATGATGCCGGCGTTCCCGAAATAGCGCGCAACGGCAGCGACAAGAACGGTTTCATCTTCCCCAGCTACGTGGAAGACATTATGGGGCCGGAACTCTTCGATTACGGCTACGGGCCTTTCCGTTGGGTATGTCTTAGCGGCAAGCATGAGGACCTGGTAAAGACCGACCGTGCCGCCATGGAGTGCATCGACCCTACCCGCCGCGGACAGGATTTGGATAATTATAACTGGATACGCGATGCCGAGAAGAACAACCTGGTGGTAGGCACGCAGGCGCGCATCCTTTATCAGGATGCCGAGGGACGCATGAAGATTGCCTTGCGCTTCAACGAAATGGTGCGCCGCGGCGAAGTAGGTCCCATTATGCTGGGACGCGACCATCACGATGTCAGCGGTACGGACTCTCCTTTCCGCGAGACATCCAACATCAAGGACGGCAGCAACGTAATGGCGGACATGGCGGTGCAATGCTTTGCCGGTAACTGCGCGCGGGGCATGAGCCTTGTGGCGTTGCACAACGGTGGCGGAGTAGGTATCGGCAAGGCCGTTAACGGCGGCTTCGGCATGGTGTGCGACGGTTCCGAACGGGTGGACGAAATCTTGCGCTCTGCCATGCTTTGGGATGTGATGGGCGGTGTGGCACGCCGTTCGTGGGCACGAAATGCACATGCCATGGAAACCAGCGAAGAGTTTAACCGCACCCATGCGGAAGGCTATCACATCACGATGCCTTACGTGGCGGATGAAGAACTGATTGATAAATATATAAAATAA
- a CDS encoding DUF6563 family protein produces the protein MKRGWVLGLLALLVLPCSAQQIMYSNLKELVEGRGDTVTILKVEKRSKNQIYLMGGADYRIEAKDNSGLCRYLKSRCYAVRMDTSLYVNCKKMRYKRYRFGGWYAPAMWVKGRIYFCAQPVGQAAASTATPPDATKLGGEVGDAINASGLVFARVYYELNPETGRSEFVGREKMLELLADYPELKEAFEKETNESAEVVGKYLRQLAGKPGVE, from the coding sequence ATGAAAAGAGGTTGGGTGTTAGGGCTATTGGCATTATTGGTCTTGCCATGTTCGGCACAGCAGATAATGTATTCCAATTTGAAAGAGTTGGTGGAAGGGCGTGGAGATACGGTCACCATACTGAAAGTGGAGAAGCGTTCCAAGAATCAGATTTATCTGATGGGGGGAGCGGATTACCGTATAGAAGCGAAGGACAATTCCGGTCTTTGCAGATATTTGAAGTCTCGCTGTTATGCGGTGCGGATGGATACGTCGCTATATGTAAATTGTAAGAAAATGCGTTATAAACGCTACCGCTTTGGCGGCTGGTATGCACCTGCCATGTGGGTGAAAGGCAGGATTTATTTCTGTGCGCAACCTGTGGGGCAGGCTGCCGCAAGTACGGCAACTCCGCCCGATGCAACCAAGCTGGGCGGTGAAGTGGGAGATGCCATCAATGCCTCGGGGCTGGTCTTTGCGCGCGTGTATTATGAGTTGAATCCGGAAACGGGACGCTCGGAGTTTGTGGGCAGGGAGAAGATGCTGGAACTGCTGGCGGATTATCCGGAGCTGAAAGAGGCTTTTGAGAAAGAAACGAACGAATCGGCAGAGGTTGTCGGAAAATACCTGCGTCAGTTGGCGGGTAAGCCGGGTGTTGAATAG
- a CDS encoding MutS family DNA mismatch repair protein → MESIENIKSVYQRIEDEARCELNKVQQQIYRISTLRLLLFVAGIAGIIYFWTESWAVLTGIALVTLLPFILLIKYHNRLFHRKDYLEKKAEVNRQELAALDYDTSCFDGGEEFADPAHLYAYDLDVFGTHSLFQYINRTCTEPGRRLLADWLGQHLTKKEDILERQAAVRELAPELEFRQRFRILGLLHKGKTADETELKAWAASPGIFRKSRLLRVLPATVTGINGACLLLVVAGYLPASMWGVIWTLFVVAGFAFTGKITKIQAVYGKKLQILGTYAGLLRLMEARPMQCRLLKSIKEEIGGEQRKASLSISRLSKLMNELDQRNNMFMYVILNGLFFWELRQIMRIEAWKEQYAGELPQWLDALGQMDALNSLATFAYNHPAYAYPTLLDKADMAAAKAGISSDARKAGAANTGSNARFILRAKALGHPLMHRDRCVRNDIDMEKRPFFIIITGANMAGKSTYLRTIGVNYLLACTGMPVCAEEMEVYPARLVTSLRTSDSLTDNESYFFAELKRLKLIIDKLQAGEELFIILDEILKGTNSMDKQKGSFALIKQFMALEADGIIATHDLLLGTLIDLFPENIRNFRFEADITDNELTFSYRLRPGVAQNMNACFLMKKMGIAVTD, encoded by the coding sequence ATGGAAAGCATTGAAAATATAAAATCGGTCTACCAGCGTATTGAGGATGAAGCCCGATGCGAATTGAATAAAGTACAGCAACAGATTTATCGCATCAGCACACTGCGGCTGCTGCTGTTCGTGGCAGGAATTGCGGGGATTATCTATTTCTGGACAGAAAGTTGGGCAGTGCTGACGGGCATTGCACTTGTCACCCTGCTGCCGTTCATTCTCCTGATAAAATACCACAACCGCCTGTTTCACCGCAAAGATTATCTGGAAAAGAAGGCAGAGGTCAACCGGCAGGAGCTGGCTGCGCTGGACTATGACACATCCTGCTTCGACGGCGGCGAGGAATTTGCAGACCCTGCACATCTGTATGCTTACGACCTGGACGTATTCGGCACGCATTCGCTGTTCCAATACATCAACCGTACCTGTACCGAACCGGGGAGACGCCTGCTGGCCGACTGGCTGGGGCAGCATCTTACAAAGAAGGAGGATATACTGGAGCGCCAGGCTGCCGTACGCGAACTTGCTCCCGAACTGGAATTCCGCCAGCGGTTCCGTATCCTCGGCCTGCTGCATAAAGGCAAGACAGCCGATGAAACCGAGTTGAAAGCATGGGCGGCAAGTCCCGGGATATTTCGCAAGAGCAGACTCTTGCGTGTGCTGCCGGCAACCGTTACGGGTATCAACGGTGCATGTTTGCTTTTGGTCGTTGCCGGTTACCTGCCGGCAAGTATGTGGGGAGTAATCTGGACCCTCTTTGTCGTTGCCGGGTTTGCCTTTACCGGAAAGATTACCAAGATACAAGCCGTGTACGGCAAGAAACTGCAGATTCTCGGAACGTATGCCGGGCTGCTCAGGCTTATGGAAGCCCGCCCCATGCAATGCCGCCTGCTGAAAAGCATTAAAGAGGAAATCGGCGGCGAACAGCGGAAAGCATCCCTCTCCATCAGCCGTTTGAGCAAGCTGATGAACGAGTTGGACCAACGCAACAATATGTTCATGTACGTCATCCTCAACGGACTGTTCTTCTGGGAACTGCGGCAGATTATGCGCATCGAGGCATGGAAAGAGCAATATGCCGGCGAACTGCCTCAGTGGCTCGACGCCCTCGGGCAGATGGATGCTCTTAACTCACTGGCAACCTTTGCCTATAATCATCCTGCATATGCTTATCCTACTCTGCTTGACAAGGCTGATATGGCTGCCGCCAAAGCCGGCATCTCTTCCGATGCAAGGAAAGCCGGTGCGGCAAATACCGGCAGCAATGCCCGTTTCATACTCCGTGCAAAGGCTTTGGGACATCCCCTGATGCATCGCGACCGTTGTGTGCGCAACGACATCGACATGGAGAAACGCCCTTTCTTCATCATCATCACCGGCGCCAACATGGCAGGAAAAAGCACGTACCTGCGTACGATAGGCGTCAATTATCTGCTCGCCTGTACCGGCATGCCTGTGTGTGCGGAGGAAATGGAAGTGTATCCCGCGCGCCTTGTCACCAGCCTGCGCACCAGCGACTCCCTGACCGACAACGAGTCTTACTTCTTTGCCGAACTCAAGCGCCTGAAACTCATTATCGACAAACTGCAAGCGGGCGAAGAGCTGTTTATCATTCTGGACGAAATACTCAAAGGAACAAACTCGATGGATAAGCAGAAAGGTTCATTCGCACTTATCAAGCAGTTCATGGCTTTAGAGGCAGACGGCATCATCGCCACCCACGACCTGCTGCTGGGTACGCTCATCGACCTTTTCCCGGAGAATATCCGCAACTTCCGCTTCGAGGCGGATATCACCGACAATGAGCTGACCTTCTCCTACCGTCTCCGTCCGGGCGTGGCGCAGAACATGAACGCCTGCTTCCTAATGAAAAAAATGGGGATTGCCGTCACCGACTAA
- the rplQ gene encoding 50S ribosomal protein L17, translating to MRHNKKFNHLGRTASHRNAMLANMACSLIKHKRITTTVAKAKALKKFVEPLITKAKDDTTNSRRVVFSNLQDKYAVTELFKEISVKIADRPGGYTRIIKTGNRLGDNAEMCFIELVDYNENMAKEKVAKKATRTRRSKKSAAAEAAPAAETAPVAEAPAAEEAKAE from the coding sequence ATGAGACATAATAAGAAATTCAACCATTTGGGTCGTACTGCCTCTCATAGAAACGCTATGTTGGCTAATATGGCGTGTTCTTTGATAAAGCACAAAAGAATCACTACGACCGTTGCAAAGGCTAAAGCTCTGAAGAAGTTCGTTGAGCCTTTGATTACAAAAGCCAAGGACGATACGACAAACTCTCGTCGTGTTGTATTTAGCAATTTGCAAGACAAGTATGCTGTAACTGAACTGTTCAAGGAAATCTCTGTGAAGATTGCTGACCGTCCGGGTGGTTACACTCGTATCATCAAGACTGGTAACCGTTTGGGTGACAACGCAGAAATGTGCTTCATTGAACTCGTTGACTACAACGAAAACATGGCTAAGGAAAAAGTGGCTAAGAAAGCTACCCGTACCCGTCGTTCAAAGAAGAGCGCTGCTGCCGAAGCTGCTCCCGCTGCTGAAACTGCACCGGTTGCCGAAGCTCCTGCTGCTGAAGAAGCAAAAGCAGAATAA
- a CDS encoding DNA-directed RNA polymerase subunit alpha, with product MAILAFQKPDKVLMLEADSKFGKFEFRPLEPGFGITVGNALRRILLSSLEGFAITTIKIEGVEHEFSSVPGVKEDVTNIILNLKQVRFKQVVEEFESEKVSITIENSSEFKAGDIGKYLTGFEVLNPELVICHLDSKSTMQIDITINKGRGYVPADENREYCTDVNVIPIDSIYTPIRNVKYQVENFRVEQKTDYEKLVLEITTDGSIHPKEALKEAAKILIYHFMLFSDEKITLESNDADGNEEFDEEVLHMRQLLKTKLVDMDLSVRALNCLKAADVETLGDLVQFNKTDLLKFRNFGKKSLTELDDLLESLNLSFGTDISKYKLDKE from the coding sequence ATGGCGATATTAGCATTTCAAAAACCTGATAAAGTATTAATGTTGGAAGCGGACTCTAAATTCGGAAAGTTCGAATTTCGTCCGTTGGAGCCCGGTTTCGGTATTACCGTGGGTAATGCACTGCGCCGCATCCTGCTTTCTTCATTGGAAGGTTTTGCTATCACTACTATCAAGATAGAAGGTGTTGAGCACGAGTTTTCCAGTGTTCCGGGAGTAAAAGAGGATGTTACTAACATTATCTTGAATCTGAAACAAGTGAGATTCAAGCAAGTAGTTGAAGAATTCGAGAGCGAAAAGGTAAGTATTACAATCGAGAATTCAAGTGAATTTAAAGCAGGTGACATAGGTAAGTATTTGACTGGATTTGAAGTGTTAAATCCTGAATTAGTTATTTGTCATTTAGATTCAAAATCAACTATGCAGATAGATATTACGATCAACAAGGGCCGTGGTTATGTTCCTGCTGACGAAAACCGCGAATATTGCACCGATGTGAACGTAATTCCTATCGATTCTATTTATACTCCGATACGTAATGTTAAGTATCAGGTAGAGAACTTCCGTGTTGAGCAGAAGACCGACTACGAAAAGCTGGTGCTTGAGATTACTACGGATGGTTCCATTCACCCGAAAGAAGCTCTGAAAGAGGCAGCAAAGATTCTGATTTATCACTTCATGCTCTTCTCCGATGAGAAGATTACGCTGGAAAGCAACGATGCTGACGGCAATGAAGAGTTTGATGAGGAAGTATTGCACATGCGTCAGTTGCTGAAGACCAAGCTTGTCGATATGGATCTCTCGGTTCGCGCCCTCAACTGTTTGAAGGCTGCCGATGTAGAGACTTTGGGCGACTTGGTACAGTTCAACAAGACCGATTTGCTGAAGTTCAGAAATTTCGGAAAGAAATCGCTTACCGAGCTTGATGATTTGCTGGAAAGTCTGAATCTGTCGTTTGGAACTGATATTTCTAAATATAAATTAGATAAAGAATAA
- the rpsD gene encoding 30S ribosomal protein S4 gives MARYTGPKSRIARKFGEGIFGADKVLSKKNYPPGQHGNSRKRKTSEYGVQLREKQKAKYTYGVLEKQFRNLFEKAATAKGITGEVLLQLLEGRLDNVVFRLGIAPTRAAARQLVSHKHITVDGEVVNIPSYAVKPGQVIGVRERSKSLEVIANSLAGFNHSKYPWLEWDDNAKVGKLLHVPERADIPENIKEHLIVELYSK, from the coding sequence ATGGCTAGATATACTGGACCAAAATCAAGAATAGCCCGTAAATTCGGTGAAGGTATCTTTGGAGCAGATAAAGTATTGTCAAAGAAGAACTATCCTCCCGGACAGCACGGTAATTCAAGAAAGAGAAAAACTTCTGAATATGGTGTTCAACTTCGTGAGAAACAGAAAGCCAAATACACCTATGGAGTTTTGGAAAAACAATTCCGCAACTTGTTTGAGAAGGCAGCTACCGCTAAAGGTATTACCGGTGAGGTGCTCCTTCAATTGTTGGAAGGTCGTCTTGACAATGTAGTATTCCGTTTGGGTATTGCTCCGACTCGTGCCGCTGCCCGTCAGTTGGTGAGCCACAAGCACATTACTGTAGATGGCGAAGTGGTAAACATTCCTTCATATGCAGTAAAACCGGGTCAGGTTATTGGCGTTCGTGAAAGATCCAAATCTTTGGAAGTTATCGCCAACTCATTGGCCGGCTTTAATCACAGCAAATATCCTTGGTTGGAATGGGATGACAATGCTAAAGTAGGTAAGCTGTTGCACGTACCTGAAAGAGCAGACATTCCTGAAAACATTAAAGAGCATTTGATTGTAGAATTGTATTCTAAATAA